In Nocardioides dokdonensis FR1436, the following are encoded in one genomic region:
- the sepH gene encoding septation protein SepH yields MVHLTLAGVSEDGKRLLLVSDDGVGFSLDNDARLRAALRGETSRLGQLEIQMDSVLRPRDIQARIRAGESPESVAAAAQTSVDRILTYAGPVLAEREHVAQRAQKSSVRRTAGADGVRTLGEAVEAHLRVEQVGADVVTWDAWRREDGRWCLTGEFDTRSRSGLAHFTYDMPGNFVLLDDEDARWLVGEVIATATLPSPLDDLQQARARRRVALDDEELPLGEDAIGMVSPEPEPEPESPESPGEPVDEPDAPVARAEPEVQPEPEPEPAPEAPPRRPVRKSRGRASVPSWDEIMFGGGKQE; encoded by the coding sequence ATGGTGCACCTGACCCTCGCGGGGGTGAGCGAGGACGGGAAGCGCTTGCTCCTGGTCAGCGACGACGGGGTCGGGTTCAGCCTCGACAACGACGCCAGGCTCCGGGCCGCGCTGCGCGGCGAGACCTCACGACTCGGCCAGTTGGAGATACAGATGGACAGCGTCCTGCGCCCCCGCGACATCCAGGCCCGGATCCGGGCGGGCGAGAGCCCCGAGTCGGTGGCTGCCGCGGCCCAGACCAGCGTCGACCGCATCCTGACCTACGCCGGCCCCGTGCTCGCCGAGCGCGAGCACGTGGCCCAGCGCGCCCAGAAGAGCTCGGTACGCCGCACCGCCGGCGCCGACGGCGTGCGCACCCTGGGCGAGGCCGTCGAGGCGCACCTGCGCGTCGAGCAGGTCGGCGCCGACGTGGTCACCTGGGACGCCTGGCGGCGCGAGGACGGCCGCTGGTGCCTCACCGGCGAGTTCGACACCCGCTCGCGCAGCGGTCTCGCACACTTCACCTACGACATGCCCGGCAACTTCGTGCTGCTCGACGACGAGGACGCGCGCTGGCTGGTCGGTGAGGTGATCGCCACCGCGACCCTGCCCAGTCCCCTCGACGACCTGCAGCAGGCGCGGGCGCGCCGCCGCGTCGCCCTCGACGACGAGGAGCTGCCGCTCGGCGAGGACGCCATCGGGATGGTCTCCCCCGAGCCCGAGCCCGAGCCCGAGTCGCCCGAGTCGCCCGGGGAGCCGGTCGACGAGCCCGACGCGCCGGTCGCCCGGGCCGAGCCGGAGGTCCAGCCCGAGCCGGAGCCCGAGCCTGCGCCGGAGGCGCCGCCGAGGCGACCGGTGCGCAAGAGCCGTGGTCGCGCGTCCGTGCCGAGCTGGGACGAGATCATGTTCGGCGGCGGCAAGCAGGAGTAA